The Methanobrevibacter wolinii SH genome includes a window with the following:
- a CDS encoding XkdF-like putative serine protease domain-containing protein: MKSLQQISQKSDKTNELLFTAPVMIPGEADCDFHRGEKPFTADEIRNIAEAYKNYGIVEKDHDYLFTHQKVGVAEKSWITDTPMTLKYIDGEETVIPAGTWMATTRITDPTTIKRALNGEFTGYSPTVLNRELAQKIQEAGMKSSAGKIIHDIDDPVGFAISLVKSPCLRKAKFCECNKEKNNEHKDDIMDDVTFKTQLMDFLGLNKNEAEEEVSTKSEKEEVETVEHEDFVTVQDFEKFKDEFFAAMKSSKPRKQKKPEPDEPDTAEDKNNAPAEDTLSDEDIDKKIAQLQAQIQKLQKMKKGSSNDVAQKGKALSEHEIRESTATKSDAQTVYEIMGRNPSTHMKTRK, from the coding sequence TTGAAATCACTACAACAAATATCACAAAAAAGTGATAAAACCAACGAACTACTTTTCACTGCCCCAGTAATGATACCAGGAGAAGCAGACTGTGATTTCCACCGTGGAGAAAAACCATTCACAGCAGACGAAATCCGGAACATTGCTGAAGCATACAAAAACTACGGTATAGTAGAAAAAGACCATGACTACCTATTCACCCACCAAAAGGTCGGTGTAGCGGAAAAATCATGGATTACAGATACACCAATGACCCTGAAATATATTGATGGTGAGGAAACCGTAATACCTGCCGGTACATGGATGGCTACAACCAGAATCACAGACCCCACAACCATAAAACGGGCACTAAACGGTGAATTCACTGGTTACAGCCCCACAGTACTAAACCGCGAACTAGCACAAAAAATACAAGAAGCAGGCATGAAATCTTCTGCAGGAAAAATTATACATGATATTGATGATCCTGTAGGTTTTGCTATTAGTCTTGTTAAAAGTCCATGTTTGCGGAAAGCGAAATTTTGTGAATGCAACAAAGAAAAGAATAATGAACATAAAGATGATATTATGGATGATGTAACTTTTAAAACACAATTAATGGATTTTCTTGGCTTAAACAAGAATGAGGCTGAGGAAGAAGTTTCTACAAAATCAGAAAAAGAAGAAGTAGAGACTGTAGAGCATGAGGATTTTGTAACTGTACAGGATTTTGAAAAATTTAAAGATGAATTCTTTGCAGCTATGAAATCTAGTAAACCTAGAAAACAGAAAAAACCTGAACCTGATGAACCTGATACTGCAGAAGACAAAAACAATGCTCCTGCAGAAGACACTTTATCAGATGAAGATATTGATAAAAAAATAGCTCAACTTCAAGCACAAATCCAAAAACTTCAAAAAATGAAAAAAGGCAGCAGCAATGATGTTGCACAGAAAGGAAAAGCATTATCTGAACATGAAATCAGAGAATCCACAGCAACCAAATCTGATGCACAAACTGTCTACGAAATCATGGGTAGAAATCCTTCTACACACATGAAAACCAGAAAATAA